The following coding sequences are from one Mycolicibacterium aichiense window:
- a CDS encoding low molecular weight protein-tyrosine-phosphatase produces the protein MSDQVPLIHVTFVCSGNICRSPMAEKMFAHQIEQRGLGHLVRVTSGGTGDWHAGDPADERANTVLRKHGYPTEHSAAQVNDDHLAADLVVALGRNHLRMLTHLGVEPERVRLLRSFDPRSGAHADDVDDPYYGGPTDFEETFSVIDAAMPGLHAWVDQQLAADGLTG, from the coding sequence GTGTCTGATCAGGTCCCGCTCATCCACGTGACGTTCGTCTGCTCGGGCAACATCTGCCGCTCGCCGATGGCCGAGAAGATGTTCGCCCACCAGATCGAGCAGCGTGGCCTGGGCCACCTGGTCCGGGTGACCAGCGGCGGCACCGGCGACTGGCATGCCGGCGATCCCGCCGACGAACGCGCCAACACCGTCCTGCGCAAGCACGGCTATCCGACCGAGCACAGCGCGGCGCAGGTCAACGACGACCACCTGGCCGCCGATCTGGTCGTCGCGCTCGGGCGCAACCACCTGCGGATGCTGACCCACCTCGGGGTGGAGCCCGAGCGGGTGCGGCTGTTGCGCTCGTTCGACCCCCGCTCAGGTGCGCATGCCGACGACGTCGACGACCCGTACTACGGCGGCCCGACGGATTTCGAGGAGACGTTCAGCGTCATCGACGCGGCTATGCCGGGTCTGCACGCCTGGGTCGACCAGCAACTGGCCGCCGACGGTTTGACCGGCTGA
- a CDS encoding SURF1 family protein — MKRWTFLLRPGWIALALVVVAFAYLCFTVLAPWQLGKNTKTSRENNQIASSLNAEPVPVTTFLPHQDSSAPEDQWRRVTATGRYIPSAEVLARLRVVGGAPAFEVLVPFIVDGGPTVLVDRGYVLAVQGSKVPDIAPVPTGTVTITARLRDSETAPPDKPPFTEGGFTQLYAIDTKLAGATTGVPVAGSYLQLVENQPGGLGIAELPHLDAGPFLSYGIQWIAFGIVAPIGLGYFAYSEIKARRREKAAGAQNPSAPVTVEDKLADRYGRRQ, encoded by the coding sequence ATGAAGCGCTGGACGTTCCTGCTGCGCCCGGGCTGGATTGCCCTGGCGCTGGTCGTCGTCGCGTTCGCCTACCTCTGCTTCACCGTGCTGGCCCCGTGGCAGCTGGGCAAGAACACCAAGACCTCGCGTGAGAACAATCAGATCGCCTCCTCGCTCAATGCCGAGCCGGTTCCGGTGACAACGTTTCTGCCGCACCAGGATTCGTCGGCACCAGAGGATCAGTGGCGGCGAGTCACCGCGACCGGGCGTTACATCCCGTCCGCCGAGGTGCTCGCCCGGCTGCGGGTGGTAGGCGGTGCGCCGGCGTTCGAGGTGCTGGTGCCGTTCATCGTCGACGGCGGTCCGACAGTTCTGGTCGATCGCGGGTATGTGCTCGCCGTCCAGGGCTCGAAAGTGCCCGACATCGCGCCGGTGCCGACCGGCACGGTGACTATCACGGCACGGCTGCGTGATTCGGAGACCGCGCCGCCCGACAAGCCGCCGTTCACTGAAGGCGGCTTCACCCAGCTCTACGCGATCGACACCAAGCTGGCCGGCGCGACCACCGGGGTGCCGGTGGCGGGCTCGTATCTGCAATTGGTGGAGAACCAGCCAGGTGGGCTCGGCATCGCCGAACTGCCGCACCTGGATGCCGGGCCGTTTCTGTCGTACGGCATCCAGTGGATCGCGTTCGGCATCGTCGCCCCGATCGGGCTGGGCTACTTCGCCTATTCGGAGATCAAGGCCCGCCGCAGGGAGAAGGCGGCCGGCGCGCAGAATCCGTCGGCGCCGGTCACCGTCGAGGACAAGCTCGCCGACCGGTACGGCCGGCGGCAGTGA
- a CDS encoding cobalamin biosynthesis protein: MFARRRYRGVGILTAQLADLAFGDPVHGHPVAGFGWCAAALEKLTYRDSRAAGAVHTGVLLGGLAVAGTLVQRGTRGPALAAVTAAATWASLGGTTLGRTGDKLADLLAADDIGGARALLPSLCGRDPSALDIDGLARAALESVAENTSDAHVAPLLWAAVGGVPGVLVYRGVNTLDAMIGHRSPRYARFGWAAARLDDVANFGAARVAGVLVVVCAPLVGGSPAGALRAWRRDAARHPSPNAGVVEATFAGALGVRLGGPTQYHHQLEIRPTLGEGRVPGIEDLRRSVRLSRFVQLAAAVLAVGLTAAGRTGRRACPRR, encoded by the coding sequence GTGTTTGCGCGCAGACGGTACCGCGGTGTCGGCATCCTGACGGCTCAGCTGGCGGATCTGGCTTTCGGCGACCCCGTCCACGGCCATCCGGTGGCGGGGTTCGGTTGGTGTGCAGCCGCACTCGAAAAGCTCACCTACCGCGACAGCCGGGCGGCGGGCGCGGTGCACACCGGTGTGCTGCTCGGCGGGCTGGCCGTAGCGGGCACGCTGGTCCAGCGCGGTACCCGCGGCCCGGCGCTGGCGGCCGTGACCGCCGCTGCCACCTGGGCGTCACTCGGCGGGACGACACTGGGCCGCACCGGCGACAAGCTGGCCGACCTGCTGGCCGCCGACGACATCGGCGGAGCCCGGGCGCTGCTGCCCTCACTCTGCGGCCGCGACCCGTCGGCACTCGACATCGACGGACTGGCCCGGGCGGCTCTGGAGTCGGTGGCCGAGAACACCTCCGACGCGCACGTCGCCCCGCTGCTCTGGGCGGCGGTCGGGGGAGTGCCGGGCGTGCTGGTGTACCGCGGCGTCAACACGCTGGATGCGATGATCGGGCATCGCTCGCCCCGTTATGCCCGATTCGGTTGGGCGGCAGCGCGTCTGGATGACGTCGCGAACTTCGGGGCGGCGCGGGTGGCCGGCGTGCTGGTGGTGGTGTGCGCACCACTGGTCGGCGGTTCACCGGCCGGGGCGCTGCGGGCGTGGCGCCGCGATGCCGCCCGGCACCCCAGCCCGAACGCCGGCGTGGTGGAAGCGACATTCGCCGGAGCGCTGGGCGTGCGCCTCGGCGGCCCCACCCAATATCACCACCAGCTGGAGATCCGCCCGACGCTCGGTGAGGGGCGTGTCCCGGGAATCGAGGACCTGCGTCGCTCGGTGCGCTTGTCCCGGTTCGTTCAGCTCGCCGCTGCGGTGCTCGCGGTCGGCCTCACTGCCGCCGGCCGTACCGGTCGGCGAGCTTGTCCTCGACGGTGA
- a CDS encoding oxygenase MpaB family protein, with amino-acid sequence MTRPPTRVSDLLNPAAVLAPAANVIMQLAHPAVGYGVLESPVDSGNVYQHPIKRARTTGTYLAAATIGTDADRALIRSAVDTAHAKVRSTASSPVSYRAFDPKLQLWVAACLYRYYVDQHEFLYGPLDDAAADAVYADASRLGTTLQVREGMWPADRAAFDEYWKRSLDDLSIDPPVREHLKGVAGMAFMPFPIRETLGRFNLFATVGFLPPEFRTMMRLPWSAGQQRRFEWLLAALRLADRLIPHQAWILGYQLYLWDMRARARRGQRIV; translated from the coding sequence ATGACGCGACCCCCGACGCGGGTCTCGGACTTGCTCAACCCGGCCGCGGTGCTGGCGCCCGCCGCCAACGTCATCATGCAGCTGGCCCACCCCGCCGTCGGCTATGGCGTCCTGGAGAGCCCGGTGGACAGTGGCAACGTCTACCAGCATCCGATCAAGCGGGCCCGCACCACGGGCACCTATCTCGCGGCGGCCACCATCGGCACCGACGCCGACCGCGCGCTGATCCGCTCGGCGGTGGACACCGCGCACGCCAAGGTCCGTTCCACTGCATCGAGCCCGGTGTCCTACCGCGCGTTCGACCCCAAACTCCAGCTCTGGGTGGCGGCCTGCCTGTACCGCTACTACGTCGACCAGCACGAGTTCCTCTACGGCCCGCTCGACGATGCCGCCGCCGACGCGGTGTACGCCGACGCCAGCAGGCTCGGCACCACGCTGCAGGTGCGTGAGGGCATGTGGCCGGCCGACCGTGCTGCCTTCGACGAGTACTGGAAGCGGTCACTGGACGATCTGTCCATCGACCCGCCGGTCCGCGAACATCTGAAAGGCGTTGCGGGAATGGCATTCATGCCGTTCCCCATCCGGGAGACCCTCGGCCGGTTCAACCTGTTCGCCACCGTCGGCTTCCTGCCACCCGAATTCCGGACGATGATGCGGCTGCCGTGGAGCGCCGGACAGCAGCGCCGCTTCGAGTGGCTGCTCGCCGCGCTGCGCCTCGCCGACCGGTTGATCCCGCACCAGGCCTGGATTCTCGGCTATCAGCTGTATCTCTGGGACATGCGAGCCAGGGCGCGCCGGGGACAGCGGATCGTCTGA
- a CDS encoding amidohydrolase — protein sequence MSSKILTAATVITMDPEQPRAEAVAVTDGMIAAVGSLAQCQAACPDADVIDTGAAALLPGFVEPHSHPVMSGIATQPPARSIAPWDAPTWQHVEKVFADALATTDPATPLLFAGFDALLHKRPSPKAPELDRIFGERLAVVTDNSGHGAYFNTAVMKQRGWDVTPPADPVGAHFGRNPDGSLDGQGFETAALLAIAGPILAALGNPLVSAAEYYAWMSRGGYTSTSDMTYDPKFKGAYKTLAAAPSCPLRVSMWEMSTTETYNNAETFSATEQFLVKQGVKLWTDGSPWIGNIAISFPYLSTEVTRTAGIDPAVAGGPQSMNYSREQLDAVLDVAAPSGWQMAFHANGDLAIDLALDAYEGALQRHKLQGSDHRWRLEHLGAGTRTQFDRAARLGVHVSMAPFQYYYWGDLLDGQIFDHEHGSTWGAFADAVASGAVVSLHNDGSVSPPTPVLNIQTAVTRRTRAGSVHGAEQCISLDHALRAHTINAARTLHRDTLIGSLEVGKLADFVELAADPYAVDPAELADKATVSGTWLSGERIDLGAFVGAISGTDPKPHEHLMDHPRHSCC from the coding sequence ATGTCCAGCAAAATCCTCACCGCCGCAACGGTCATCACGATGGATCCCGAGCAGCCGCGCGCGGAGGCCGTCGCCGTCACCGACGGGATGATCGCGGCGGTCGGATCGTTGGCGCAGTGCCAGGCAGCATGCCCGGACGCCGACGTGATCGACACCGGTGCGGCCGCGCTGCTACCGGGATTCGTTGAACCGCACAGTCACCCGGTGATGAGCGGTATCGCCACCCAGCCGCCGGCCCGCTCGATCGCACCGTGGGACGCACCGACCTGGCAGCATGTCGAGAAGGTCTTCGCCGATGCGCTCGCCACCACCGACCCGGCCACTCCGCTGTTGTTCGCCGGCTTCGACGCACTGCTGCACAAGCGTCCCTCCCCGAAAGCTCCCGAACTCGACCGGATCTTCGGCGAGCGGCTCGCGGTGGTCACCGACAATTCCGGCCACGGCGCATATTTCAACACCGCGGTGATGAAGCAGCGGGGCTGGGATGTCACTCCACCGGCCGACCCGGTCGGCGCCCACTTCGGCCGAAATCCCGACGGCAGCCTCGACGGTCAAGGGTTCGAGACGGCTGCGCTGCTCGCGATCGCCGGGCCGATCCTGGCTGCGCTGGGCAACCCGCTGGTCAGTGCGGCCGAGTACTACGCCTGGATGTCACGCGGCGGATACACCTCGACATCCGACATGACTTACGACCCGAAATTCAAGGGCGCCTACAAAACGCTGGCCGCGGCCCCGTCCTGCCCGCTTCGGGTGAGCATGTGGGAGATGTCGACCACCGAAACCTACAACAATGCCGAAACATTCAGCGCCACTGAGCAATTCCTGGTCAAGCAGGGCGTCAAGCTCTGGACCGACGGCTCCCCCTGGATCGGTAACATCGCGATCTCGTTTCCCTATCTGAGCACTGAGGTGACCAGGACCGCAGGCATCGACCCGGCGGTGGCCGGCGGTCCGCAGTCGATGAACTACTCCCGTGAGCAGCTCGATGCCGTGCTGGACGTCGCGGCTCCCAGCGGCTGGCAGATGGCCTTCCACGCCAACGGTGATCTCGCCATCGACTTGGCGCTGGATGCTTACGAGGGCGCATTACAGCGCCACAAGCTGCAAGGTAGCGACCATCGTTGGCGCCTGGAGCATCTCGGGGCGGGCACCCGTACGCAGTTCGACCGGGCCGCACGCCTCGGCGTGCACGTCTCAATGGCGCCGTTCCAGTACTACTACTGGGGTGATCTGCTGGACGGACAGATCTTCGATCACGAGCACGGCAGCACGTGGGGGGCCTTCGCCGACGCGGTGGCCTCCGGCGCGGTGGTCTCACTGCACAACGACGGATCGGTGTCACCGCCGACCCCGGTGCTGAATATCCAGACAGCGGTGACCCGGCGCACCCGGGCCGGCAGCGTTCACGGCGCCGAACAATGCATCAGTCTCGACCACGCCCTGCGCGCACACACCATCAACGCCGCCCGGACTCTGCACCGCGACACCCTCATCGGCTCGCTCGAGGTGGGTAAGCTCGCCGATTTCGTGGAACTGGCCGCCGATCCCTACGCGGTGGATCCCGCCGAACTGGCGGACAAGGCCACGGTGAGCGGCACCTGGCTGAGCGGCGAGCGTATCGACCTGGGCGCGTTCGTCGGCGCGATCAGCGGCACGGACCCGAAGCCGCATGAACATTTGATGGACCATCCCCGTCATAGCTGTTGTTAG
- a CDS encoding VOC family protein has translation MPFPTLAHVAVTVRDLSVSVPWYRALIGSEPVLDEDTDAGFHHAVFLLDNGTLFGVHQHTTAPSDQPFSEYNVGLDHVGFGCAERADLERWQARLDELGISHGGIVDAHYGSGLSFRDPDGITLEFFAPPAQG, from the coding sequence ATGCCATTTCCCACTCTTGCCCACGTCGCGGTCACGGTGCGCGACCTGTCCGTGAGCGTGCCCTGGTACCGAGCGCTCATCGGCTCGGAGCCGGTACTCGACGAGGACACCGACGCCGGCTTCCACCATGCGGTGTTCCTGCTGGACAACGGAACCCTGTTCGGGGTGCACCAACACACCACTGCGCCGTCAGATCAGCCGTTCAGCGAGTACAACGTCGGCCTGGATCATGTCGGTTTCGGCTGCGCGGAGCGTGCCGACCTCGAACGCTGGCAAGCCCGTCTCGACGAGCTGGGCATCAGCCACGGCGGAATCGTGGACGCGCACTACGGTTCCGGGTTGAGCTTTCGCGATCCCGACGGCATAACGCTGGAATTCTTTGCGCCGCCAGCTCAGGGCTGA
- a CDS encoding DUF4185 domain-containing protein — MRTAAYIGGIGGFAVAFGVGAAITAGCGVASADSAQSGSSATHSSSATRSTVGHAQRTKPKVAAVSRPSKTLPAKQSRVVTTRTSAAAVTTPPVTTKVGWVTGPNTATPGRFGIYGTDVGIMWDNGMAGDRRQVLMIFGDTFSGPNMTGNWRSNVLLRTTDPINRVFAPGSTTDPFAGSPLASPGMSKQVIAGSARNLGPFGSQVTVIPTAAISVPYDNQYGARQYVNFMSVRSWDFGGAWTTNYSAIAYSDDNGQNWTVAPQTVRAASWLRSSTPFVHGNQNFQQGAFVKPPADSPDAGYVFSYGTPSGRLGSAYLSRVSEADILDLTKYQYWNGADWVTGKPGAAVPTLPATRSNQYAGGILGQLGLFFGSWVAGVFGVGGPSGHVSELSVQYNTYLNKYVAMYSSSVGSVIIRTADTPQGTWSAPTTLVTSAQYPGLYAPMMDPWSTGQDIYWNMSVWGSYNVLLMKTTLTTPVSA; from the coding sequence ATGCGTACAGCGGCGTATATCGGGGGAATCGGCGGCTTCGCCGTGGCGTTCGGTGTCGGCGCCGCCATCACGGCGGGCTGTGGCGTCGCCTCGGCCGACTCGGCGCAGTCCGGGTCGTCGGCCACGCACTCGTCGTCGGCCACCCGCTCGACAGTCGGCCATGCGCAACGAACCAAACCCAAAGTCGCCGCAGTGTCCCGGCCGTCAAAGACGCTGCCGGCCAAGCAATCTCGGGTGGTCACGACACGTACGAGCGCTGCCGCCGTCACCACACCACCGGTCACGACCAAAGTCGGCTGGGTGACCGGACCCAACACCGCCACTCCGGGCAGGTTCGGCATCTACGGCACCGATGTCGGCATCATGTGGGACAACGGCATGGCCGGCGACAGGCGTCAGGTGCTGATGATCTTCGGCGACACCTTCAGCGGCCCGAACATGACCGGCAACTGGCGCTCCAACGTGCTGCTGCGCACCACCGATCCGATCAACCGTGTCTTCGCGCCCGGTTCGACCACCGACCCGTTCGCCGGGTCGCCGCTGGCATCGCCGGGGATGTCCAAGCAGGTGATCGCCGGCAGCGCCCGCAATCTGGGGCCGTTCGGCTCACAGGTGACGGTCATTCCGACCGCCGCCATCTCGGTGCCGTACGACAACCAGTACGGCGCACGGCAATACGTCAACTTCATGTCGGTGCGGTCATGGGATTTCGGGGGCGCCTGGACCACCAACTACTCAGCGATCGCCTACTCCGACGACAACGGTCAGAACTGGACGGTGGCGCCGCAGACCGTCCGGGCCGCGAGCTGGCTGCGTTCGTCCACCCCATTCGTCCACGGAAATCAGAACTTTCAGCAGGGCGCCTTCGTGAAGCCGCCCGCGGATTCGCCGGACGCGGGCTACGTGTTCTCCTACGGCACCCCGTCGGGGCGGCTCGGCTCGGCCTATCTGTCCCGGGTCAGTGAGGCCGATATCCTCGATCTGACGAAATACCAGTACTGGAACGGCGCCGACTGGGTGACGGGCAAGCCCGGTGCGGCGGTGCCCACCCTGCCCGCCACCCGGAGTAACCAGTACGCCGGTGGAATCCTCGGCCAGCTGGGCCTGTTCTTCGGCAGCTGGGTGGCCGGCGTCTTCGGAGTGGGCGGCCCCAGCGGGCATGTCAGCGAGCTGTCGGTGCAGTACAACACCTATCTGAACAAGTACGTGGCGATGTACTCGAGCAGCGTCGGCAGCGTGATCATCCGTACCGCCGACACACCGCAGGGCACCTGGTCGGCGCCCACCACGCTGGTGACCTCGGCGCAGTATCCGGGGCTCTACGCCCCGATGATGGACCCGTGGTCCACCGGCCAGGACATCTACTGGAACATGTCGGTCTGGGGCAGCTACAACGTGCTGCTGATGAAGACGACTCTGACGACGCCGGTGTCTGCATAG